A part of Jiangella alba genomic DNA contains:
- a CDS encoding IclR family transcriptional regulator translates to METPIDGAAGADRAHYHSHALTRGLRVLVHVASAGAPVTLTDLHEATEQPKSTLVRLLAVLEEQDFVLRVDDRPAFVLGHGVLPIVTAYLDSGTPVDLLRPHVRALAHEVGWTAKYAALDGVHAADLCVEFPERPLHFTGKEGGRSPAHASGVGKAMLAGLTLDEAREHLPAQPFQQLTERTIVTERALEAELRRIRDRGYAVDDEECARGLRCVAVAVRVDGELLGALGVSGPAAELTPEREPHIVATLRDVAAELTADARVGPVLAMFARGALARRR, encoded by the coding sequence ATGGAGACGCCCATAGACGGTGCGGCCGGCGCCGACCGCGCCCACTACCACTCGCACGCGCTGACGCGGGGGCTGCGCGTCCTGGTGCACGTGGCGTCGGCCGGTGCGCCCGTCACGCTCACCGATCTGCACGAGGCGACGGAGCAGCCGAAGAGCACGCTGGTCCGGTTGCTGGCGGTGCTCGAGGAGCAGGACTTCGTGCTGCGGGTCGACGACCGGCCGGCCTTCGTGCTCGGCCACGGCGTGCTGCCCATCGTCACCGCATACCTCGACAGCGGCACGCCGGTCGACCTGCTCCGGCCGCACGTGCGCGCGCTGGCCCACGAGGTCGGCTGGACGGCGAAGTACGCGGCGCTCGACGGCGTGCACGCCGCCGACCTGTGCGTCGAGTTCCCGGAGCGGCCGCTGCACTTCACCGGCAAAGAGGGTGGCCGCTCACCCGCCCACGCGTCCGGCGTCGGCAAGGCGATGCTGGCCGGCCTCACCCTCGACGAAGCGCGAGAGCACCTGCCGGCACAACCGTTTCAGCAGCTCACCGAGCGCACCATCGTCACCGAGCGGGCGCTGGAGGCCGAGCTGCGGCGCATCCGCGACCGCGGCTACGCCGTCGACGACGAGGAGTGCGCCCGCGGCCTGCGCTGCGTCGCCGTCGCCGTCCGTGTCGACGGCGAGCTCCTCGGCGCCCTCGGCGTCTCCGGGCCCGCCGCCGAGCTGACGCCCGAGCGCGAACCCCACATCGTCGCCACCCTCCGCGACGTCGCCGCCGAGCTCACCGCCGACGCCAGGGTCGGGCCGGTGCTGGCGATGTTCGCCCGGGGAGCCCTCGCCCGGCGCCGCTGA